In Candidatus Binatia bacterium, the genomic stretch AGGCGCACCCATGCCTCGGCCAATGCGACTGTGCCCACCTCGCCCACTTCGCGAGGGACCGGCCGCATTGGCCAAGACGGGTGTTTTCCTACTTCACAGCCACCGCCTGGATGTTGATCAGCGCCCGCTGCGCAGTACCGTTCATCGACGACATGTGCAGATCGACGGTCGACCCCGCGGCAATCGCCGTTCCCCCCTGGGCCTCCGATGGGACCTCCCAGGTGCGAGTGAACGTCTCGAACCCGCCATTGTCGCCGCACTCGTTATAATTCGCGCCGCCTTGTGCAGTGACGCCGCCGACGACGACGGACGAGGACATGCGGTCCGCCGCGCAGGATTCCTGCGAGGTGGTCGTGATCAGCAGCGTGTTCTTTTTACTGGAATACTTGTCCGGCAGCGGCATGCTCGCCATGACGGAGTCTATGACGGAGACCGTGATGCCCAAGCCCGGAGAGTCGGTGTAGGTGGAAGAGGTCTTGCTCGTCGTCGTGGTGGCAGCAAGCCCCAATGACGGGACGATCAACAAGAGCGTGGCGGCGATTACGGTTTTCGTCGTTCGTTATTCCTCCCGGAAACTTTTGCTGTGGAACACAGGGCGGGCGAGGCCGCTGCTTCTGGCGGTTGTACCCGGCCGACGCAAGGCGCCGCATGTGGCGGGGACTGCGCTCGGGCTTCCGTCAGTGACGGCCAAGTGAGAGAGTCCGCGACATTTTGAACCTGCCGGTCGCCTGAAATGCATGGGGCGCTTCGGTGGCAGCGGCACGCTGGGTGTCTGGTCTGCCAACCACCATGCAACGGGCAGTTTATGCGAAAGACAATCGCGGGGGCAGCGCTCGTGGCGACGATGCTGATGTGCGCAGCGCCGGGCTGGGCAAGTTTGACGCCGGTGCAGAGATGCCAAGCCGGTAAGAATACCGCCGCCGGCAAGTATGCCGCCTGCCGTCAGAAGGCCGAAGGCACGCTGGTGACGAATGGCAGCGAGTCGAAGTACGACACGACCATCAACGCCTGCAAGGACAAATTCAGCAAGAAGTGGTTCACGTTGGAGAGCACGTTCGGCCAGTCCAGCGGCCAGGAGGCCGCGATGGAGGGCTATATCGCCAACTCCAGCAGCATCATTGCCTCGGCCTTGAACCTCGGCTTCGCGATTCCCGCCTGCGGCGACTTCGGCGTCAATGTCCCCGGCGAGGAATGCGACGGCAACGCACTCAACGGGAGGACGTGTGCTTCGCTGGGCTTCGATGGAGGCACGCTTTCCTGTACCGGGTCGTGCAAGTTCGATACTTCCGCCTGTACGCAGGCACCGCACAATTGCGGTAACGGTACGATCGACGGGGACGAGGTTTGCGATCAGGGCGATCTCAACGGCGCGACCTGCGGGACGCTGGGATATGTCGGCGGCACGCTCGCATGCGGGGCCGACTGCGCCTTCGACGACAGGAACTGCTACGCGACGCGCTTCGTGGACAACCACGACGGCACGATCACCGACAACCAGACCGGCCTGCAGTGGGAGAGGACGTTTGG encodes the following:
- a CDS encoding DUF1566 domain-containing protein encodes the protein MLMCAAPGWASLTPVQRCQAGKNTAAGKYAACRQKAEGTLVTNGSESKYDTTINACKDKFSKKWFTLESTFGQSSGQEAAMEGYIANSSSIIASALNLGFAIPACGDFGVNVPGEECDGNALNGRTCASLGFDGGTLSCTGSCKFDTSACTQAPHNCGNGTIDGDEVCDQGDLNGATCGTLGYVGGTLACGADCAFDDRNCYATRFVDNHDGTITDNQTGLQWERTFGPGNGNLSWAGKCEISGNFCQSSPNAATACNVWTEGSRLGCAQCGEGEGTCIDPNAAYGAPTPAWTVWDRIVELNAASFAQHYGWRVPKLSELESIIDLADATPPMINVAFHAATYDDNTACDCNSRDGCSQECLDAENCTAACTDMTSAACACTPTDGDYFWTATIFAPNQVEAWCVNFRYGGVSRNEAGLTGFGPLRAVRSLP